TCGAAAAGCTTGTACGCTTGAAGAGTCTGTTCGTTTCCTTTGGAAGGCTCTTCCCCTATTGACAAAAGTGCCACTTTGGGGGTCTTGACATCGTAGAGTTTTGAATAATAGACAGACCCCATCTGTCCAAACTGCCTCAACAAAGGGGGTTTGCAGTCGACATTCGCCCCGCTGTCGATAATCAGGGTGGGCTTTGACATGGTAGGGAAAAAACATGCCAGAGCCGGTCTCAAGATGTGTTTTATCCGGCCTAGGTTGACAAGTGCAAAAGCCATCACCACTCCTGTGTTTCCCACGGAGAAGAAAGCGTCCGCTTTTCCTTTTTTATGAAGGTTTAAACCGACGCTTATGGACGAGTTTGTTTTAGTTTTCAGGGCTTCGGAAGGAATGATGTTCATGTCGACGGAATCCTTTGACTCGATGAATTGAAGCCTTTTATCTTTAAGTATCCAAGAATTCGCGTCCAGAACTTCTTTCTCGCCGACTAGAATTACTTGGTCGTCTTGAGTTGAATCAACAAACAATTTAACGCCTTCGACGATAGGAGCGAATCCTTCGTCTCCTCCCATTGCGTCTATGGCAATTATCATCCCTTGTTTTCCTCTTTTATTTTTATGATTTCTTTGTTGTCGTAATATCCGCAATTTCTACAAACACTGTGCGGGAGATTTAAACTACCGCATTTCCTGCATTTTGTCAAAGCAGGCAAC
This candidate division WOR-3 bacterium DNA region includes the following protein-coding sequences:
- the plsX gene encoding phosphate acyltransferase PlsX — encoded protein: MIIAIDAMGGDEGFAPIVEGVKLFVDSTQDDQVILVGEKEVLDANSWILKDKRLQFIESKDSVDMNIIPSEALKTKTNSSISVGLNLHKKGKADAFFSVGNTGVVMAFALVNLGRIKHILRPALACFFPTMSKPTLIIDSGANVDCKPPLLRQFGQMGSVYYSKLYDVKTPKVALLSIGEEPSKGNEQTLQAYKLFEKSDLNFIGNIEGGDIFKGKADVVVVDGFVGNIILKFAESMIEFLNSFFGKTVQIPSEMARKLTSEEYGAAPLIGVNGIVFIGHGKTSPLGVKNGLETVKKTYSQKIKEVLESKFRKEGQ
- the rpmF gene encoding 50S ribosomal protein L32 — protein: MALPKKRQSSTRGKKRRTHWKAQLPALTKCRKCGSLNLPHSVCRNCGYYDNKEIIKIKEENKG